A genomic segment from Aegilops tauschii subsp. strangulata cultivar AL8/78 chromosome 1, Aet v6.0, whole genome shotgun sequence encodes:
- the LOC109745357 gene encoding probable polygalacturonase At1g80170 isoform X1 — MATAMALLRLAALAGAVALLLPGAAEARILLSLDDFGAVGDGIADDTQALVDAWTAACASTNGHVVIHVPAGRSYQIWPVTLAGPCRDEIMIFVSGNIIAPDSPEDWERRDGGKWLHFFQVQDLTVSGGGVIDGRGQEWWAQACKGRHRNDKHCTAPEAPKVNSSVPFDYSECLLQWDQGTSFAFSFITFFFVLGGCMQALHFEECHGVRVQGVTLQNGQQQHLTFTRCSNARASFLRVASPESSPGTDGIHLVNSISIHVNDIHIATGGACVSMVGNCTDVRLRYISCGPGNGISIGSIGETPVADRLEKIEVDTMFIANTSNGLLIKTWQDGCGYARKVKFANVVMKNVSDPIIIDQYRSEHPIPCGSTAATRTVAVEKIDYVNIAGTSASKRAVTFSCSDVVPCRQVSLKDVNLKRLSGRGASAYCRSASGKAAGVVVPESCLAGARAAGVEEQ; from the exons ATGGCGACGGCGATGGCTCTGCTCCGTCTCGCGGCTCTCGCCGGCGCCGTCGCGCTCCTCCTGCCGGGCGCCGCCGAGGCCCGCATCCTCCTCTCGCTCGACGACTTCGGCGCCGTCGGCGACGGCATTGCCGACGACACGCAG GCTCTCGTTGACGCATGGACGGCGGCCTGTGCCAGCACCAACGGCCACGTGGTCATCCACGTCCCCGCCGGCAGGTCGTACCAGATCTGGCCGGTGACGCTCGCCGGGCCCTGCAGGGACGAGATCATGATCTTC GTCTCCGGGAACATCATCGCGCCGGACAGCCCGGAGGACTGGGAGCGGCGCGACGGCGGCAAGTGGCTGCACTTCTTCCAGGTGCAGGACCTGACGGTGAGCGGCGGCGGCGTCATCGACGGCCGCGGGCAGGAGTGGTGGGCGCAGGCCTGCAAGGGGAGGCACCGCAACGACAAG CATTGCACAGCCCCGGAGGCTCCCAAGGTGAACTCCTCTGTCCCGTTTGACTACTCTGAATGTTTGCTCCAGTGGGATCAGGGGACATCATTTGCCTTTTCATTTATCACTTTTTTCTTTGTTCTTGGCGGATGCATGCAGGCGCTTCACTTCGAGGAGTGCCATGGGGTGCGGGTGCAGGGCGTGACGCTGCAGAACGGGCAGCAGCAGCACCTGACCTTCACCCGCTGCTCCAACGCCAGGGCCAGCTTCCTCAGGGTGGCCTCGCCGGAGAGCAGCCCGGGCACCGACGGCATCCACCTCGTCAACTCCATCAGCATCCACGTCAACGACATCCACATCGCCACAG GTGGCGCTTGCGTGTCCATGGTGGGCAACTGCACCGACGTTCGCCTCAGATACATCTCCTGTGGACCTGGCAATGGCATCAG TATTGGGAGCATAGGCGAGACCCCGGTGGCTGACAGGCTCGAAAAGATCGAGGTCGACACCATGTTCATCGCCAACACCTCCAACGGCCTCCTCATCAAGACCTGGCAG gatggctgcggctACGCGCGCAAGGTGAAGTTCGCCAACGTGGTGATGAAGAACGTCTCCGACCCCATCATCATCGACCAGTACCGCTCCGAGCACCCCATACCCTGCGGGTCAACCGCG GCGACGAGGACGGTGGCGGTGGAGAAGATCGACTACGTGAACATCGCCGGCACGTCGGCGTCGAAGCGGGCGGTGACCTTCTCCTGCAGCGACGTCGTGCCGTGCAGGCAGGTGTCGCTCAAGGACGTGAACCTGAAGCGGCTCAGCGGGCGCGGCGCCTCTGCCTACTGCCGCAGCGCGTCCGGGAAGGCCGCCGGCGTCGTCGTCCCCGAGTCCTGCCTCGCCGGAGCCAGGGCCGCTGGCGTCGAGGAGCAGTGA
- the LOC109745357 gene encoding probable polygalacturonase At1g80170 isoform X2 translates to MATAMALLRLAALAGAVALLLPGAAEARILLSLDDFGAVGDGIADDTQALVDAWTAACASTNGHVVIHVPAGRSYQIWPVTLAGPCRDEIMIFVSGNIIAPDSPEDWERRDGGKWLHFFQVQDLTVSGGGVIDGRGQEWWAQACKGRHRNDKHCTAPEAPKALHFEECHGVRVQGVTLQNGQQQHLTFTRCSNARASFLRVASPESSPGTDGIHLVNSISIHVNDIHIATGGACVSMVGNCTDVRLRYISCGPGNGISIGSIGETPVADRLEKIEVDTMFIANTSNGLLIKTWQDGCGYARKVKFANVVMKNVSDPIIIDQYRSEHPIPCGSTAATRTVAVEKIDYVNIAGTSASKRAVTFSCSDVVPCRQVSLKDVNLKRLSGRGASAYCRSASGKAAGVVVPESCLAGARAAGVEEQ, encoded by the exons ATGGCGACGGCGATGGCTCTGCTCCGTCTCGCGGCTCTCGCCGGCGCCGTCGCGCTCCTCCTGCCGGGCGCCGCCGAGGCCCGCATCCTCCTCTCGCTCGACGACTTCGGCGCCGTCGGCGACGGCATTGCCGACGACACGCAG GCTCTCGTTGACGCATGGACGGCGGCCTGTGCCAGCACCAACGGCCACGTGGTCATCCACGTCCCCGCCGGCAGGTCGTACCAGATCTGGCCGGTGACGCTCGCCGGGCCCTGCAGGGACGAGATCATGATCTTC GTCTCCGGGAACATCATCGCGCCGGACAGCCCGGAGGACTGGGAGCGGCGCGACGGCGGCAAGTGGCTGCACTTCTTCCAGGTGCAGGACCTGACGGTGAGCGGCGGCGGCGTCATCGACGGCCGCGGGCAGGAGTGGTGGGCGCAGGCCTGCAAGGGGAGGCACCGCAACGACAAG CATTGCACAGCCCCGGAGGCTCCCAAG GCGCTTCACTTCGAGGAGTGCCATGGGGTGCGGGTGCAGGGCGTGACGCTGCAGAACGGGCAGCAGCAGCACCTGACCTTCACCCGCTGCTCCAACGCCAGGGCCAGCTTCCTCAGGGTGGCCTCGCCGGAGAGCAGCCCGGGCACCGACGGCATCCACCTCGTCAACTCCATCAGCATCCACGTCAACGACATCCACATCGCCACAG GTGGCGCTTGCGTGTCCATGGTGGGCAACTGCACCGACGTTCGCCTCAGATACATCTCCTGTGGACCTGGCAATGGCATCAG TATTGGGAGCATAGGCGAGACCCCGGTGGCTGACAGGCTCGAAAAGATCGAGGTCGACACCATGTTCATCGCCAACACCTCCAACGGCCTCCTCATCAAGACCTGGCAG gatggctgcggctACGCGCGCAAGGTGAAGTTCGCCAACGTGGTGATGAAGAACGTCTCCGACCCCATCATCATCGACCAGTACCGCTCCGAGCACCCCATACCCTGCGGGTCAACCGCG GCGACGAGGACGGTGGCGGTGGAGAAGATCGACTACGTGAACATCGCCGGCACGTCGGCGTCGAAGCGGGCGGTGACCTTCTCCTGCAGCGACGTCGTGCCGTGCAGGCAGGTGTCGCTCAAGGACGTGAACCTGAAGCGGCTCAGCGGGCGCGGCGCCTCTGCCTACTGCCGCAGCGCGTCCGGGAAGGCCGCCGGCGTCGTCGTCCCCGAGTCCTGCCTCGCCGGAGCCAGGGCCGCTGGCGTCGAGGAGCAGTGA
- the LOC141039121 gene encoding uncharacterized protein produces MRGIRQAPRYGHSATSDQSKDREGSMDGYAHCFEEHMHKILMYNPSYDETFFVKRFMEGLKQEIRVAVKLQHPVTVDVAFACAQTQEALLAEDTTRPIVKPDFKQRNKQYVHQGLLGSTPGDQKITEKGKFYEKFDNLRAQRRARGVCFKCGEKFGPGHKCPTSIQIHVTEELLSALQFPEQLDEAQAREDSDTASETEEIVMKLSIQAVSGTSCKESIKLEGMIGKTHLLILIDSGSSNNFISEKLVEKLQCPIEQLNPASVRVAGGGLLTCTKQVLGLQWWCQGTSFTTSLKALPLDNYDIILGMNWLETMSPMWVDWRKKIMKFSYRNTEVTLTGILETATDCKQMSAQELKGLLQTDVVDHIIQLYHISDTPPQSEIVPEEVQKLLAEHKNLFSEPTSLPPHRSFDHKIPLLPGAVPVNVKPYRYNPIQKNEIEKQIATMLQQDWDEYWLAPLLRKSVLCFMDDILVFSATFKEHLKHLKEVFDLLAANQLYVKMMLALPDFNKPFTIETDASNMGIGAVLMQQGHTIAYLSKALGPKAQGMSTYEKECLAILLAVKKWKSYLQHDHFTISTDHRSLIHFQDQNISNHIQQKALLKLMGLKYSVVYRKGLENGAADALSRVETQPTIFSLSYYTPEWLEVVADGYLTDPQAKELLTKLSVTGSNNKGFSWQQGIIRHKGRVWLGANKEAQQAILLSLHSSGIGGHSGVQATYQRVKAIFSWPALKQSVEHNVWQELCKLTDTKMNMGTANHPETDGQTEKLNQCVETFLRCMVHSAPKKWAQWISQAEYWYNTNFHSAHGHTPFKVLERIVDVAYRLQLPATSKIHPVVHVSLLKPAAPPGDGSTTEELQYAQQLTASSKPAQVLASRWVRVGGRTRKQYKIACSGLPLSMATWEWSNALTELPTA; encoded by the exons GAAGGTTCAATGGATGGTTATGCTCATTGTTTTGAGGAGCATATGCATAAGATACTCATGTACAATCCTTCATATGATGAGACATTTTTTGTCAAAAGGTTTATGGAAGGACTGAAACAAGAGATACGGGTAGCTGTTAAATTGCAACATCCAGTAACTGTGGATGTGGCATTTGCTTGTGCACAAACACAGGAGGCATTGCTAGCTGAAGATACCACTCGACCCATAGTCAAACCAGATTTCAAGCAGAGGAACAAACAGTATGTGCACCAAGGATTACTTGGGTCAACTCCTGGAGATcagaaaataacagaaaaagggaAATTCTATGAGAAATTTGATAATCTTAGGGCTCAGAGACGGGCCAGAGGGGTGTGCTTCAAATGTGGAGAGAAATTTGGACCAGGTCACAAGTGTCCCACATCCATTCAAATACATGTTACGGAGGAGTTATTATCAGCACTACAATTTCCAGAGCAATTGGATGAGGCACAAGCAAGGGAAGACAGTGATACTGCGTCTGAGACAGAAGAAATTGTAATGAAGTTATCTATACAAGCAGTTAGTGGAACTTCTTGCAAAGAGAGTATCAAGTTGGAGGGCATGATAGGGAAAACTCATCTGCTTATTTTGATTGACTCTGGTAGCTCAAATAACTTCATCAGTGAAAAATTAGTGGAGAAACTGCAGTGCCCTATCGAGCAACTCAATCCAGCTTCGGTTAGAGTAGCAGGTGGTGGCTTGTTAACCTGCACTAAACAAGTATTGGGACTCCAATGGTGGTGTCAGGGTACTAGCTTTACTACATCTCTGAAAGCATTACCACTGGATAATTATGACATCATTTTGGGTATGAATTGGTTGGAGACCATGAGTCCCATGTGGGTTGATTGGCGCAAGAAAATTATGAAATTCAGTTACAGAAACACAGAAGTAACACTGACAGGAATTCTGGAAACTGCAACTGATTGCAAACAAATGTCAGCACAAGAACTGAAAGGTTTACTGCAGACTGATGTTGTTGATCACATTATTCAGCTCTACCACATATCTGATACTCCACCTCAGTCTGAAATTGTGCCTGAAGAAGTACAGAAATTGCTTGCTGAACACAAAAATTTGTTCTCAGAACCTACATCTCTACCTCCACACAGAAGTTTTGATCACAAAATTCCTCTGTTGCCTGGGGCTGTGCCTGTCAATGTCAAACCCTACAGATATAATCCAATCCAGAAAAATGAGATAGAGAAACAAATAGCTACTATGTTACAACAAG ACTGGGATGAATACTGGTTAGCTCCCTTACTCAGGAAAAGTGTGCTCTGTTTTATGGATGACATATTGGTGTTCAGTGCTACATTCAAGGAACACCTCAAGCATCTTAAGGAAGTATTCGACCTGTTAGCTGCTAACCAGCTCTATGTGAAGATGA TGTTAGCCTTGCCAGATTTCAATAAACCCTTCACAATAGAGACAGATGCTAGTAATATGGGGATTGGAGCAGTCCTGATGCAGCAAGGGCATACTATTGCATACCTCAGTAAAGCTCTAGGTCCTAAAGCACAGGGTATGTCCACTTATGAGAAGGAGTGTTTGGCCATCTTGCTAGCAGTGAAGAAATGGAAATCTTATCTGCAACATGATCACTTTACTATCAGCACTGATCACCGCAGTCTGATACACTTTCAGGACCAAAACATTTCCAACCATATTCAACAGAAAGCACTGTTAAAGCTTATGGGCCTCAAATACAGTGTGGTGTACAGAAAAGGGTTGGAAAATGGTGCTGCTGATGCTCTCTCCAGAGTGGAAACACAACCTACAATATTCTCCTTGTCTTACTACACACCTGAGTGGTTGGAAGTAGTAGCTGATGGTTACCTGACAGACCCTCAAGCAAAAGAATTGCTCACTAAATTAAGTGTAACTGGCAGTAATAACAAGGGTTTTTCTTGGCAGCAAGGAATTATCAGGCACAAGGGGAGAGTTTGGTTGGGAGCAAACAAAGAAGCACAGCAAGCAATTCTGCTCTCATTGCACTCGAGTGGCATTGGTGGGCATTCAGGGGTGCAAGCCACATATCAGAGAGTGAAAGCAATATTCTCCTGGCCTGCTCTCAAACAATCAGTGGAACA CAATGTGTGGCAGGAGCTATGCAAACTTACTGACACCAAGATGAACATGGGTACTGCAAACCACCCTGAGACTGATGGTCAAACAGAGAAGTTAAATCAGTGTGTGGAGACATTTTTAAGGTGCATGGTGCATTCTGCACCCAAGAAATGGGCACAGTGGATCTCACAAGCTGAATACTGGTACAATACAAATTTTCATTCTGCTCATGGACATACACCCTTCAAG GTCTTGGAGCGAATTGTGGATGTCGCTTATCGCCTTCAGTTACCAGCAACCAGCAAGATACACCCGGTGGTGCACGTCTCCTTGCTCAAGCCGGCCGCACCACCAGGTGACGGTAGCACAACTGAAGAGCTTCAGTACGCACAACAACTGACCGCATCGTCCAAGCCCGCGCAAGTTCTGGCATCGCGGTGGGTGCGCGTCGGAGGGCGCACACGCAAGCAGTACAAGATCGCATGTTCAGGGCTACCGCTGTCCATGGCAACCTGGGAGTGGTCCAATGCACTGACAGAGCTTCCTACAGCTTGA